A segment of the Coffea arabica cultivar ET-39 chromosome 8c, Coffea Arabica ET-39 HiFi, whole genome shotgun sequence genome:
TGGTGTATCACCTGGAGGCTGCAAACAAAAAGTAGCCTGCAACATTGGCTTCATAACCCTTAACGGGTCATGCTCACAAACCCCATTTGAACAATCGACAAAATCACATAATTTAGTGTACCTTGTACCATTCACACTCATGCTAGTACTATTTTCACATTCAAGCCTAATACTCCTCCTAACATTGGGATTTGCCGAAATTCCACCCCCACCAGCAAACAACATTAAACTAGGTCTCCTAGTCCTCCTCAACCTGTTAACCCAAGACTCAAAAAATGCCAAATTTGGAGGATGAAATGAGGTGGGGTACGGAATTGCCCTTTCTTGCCAGGGGTATGCCCTGGCCTCAAATGTCAATACTGTGACATTATAAAATTCGGGCAATTCAAGAAATGATGTACCAAAAATTGGTGGATCAGCAGATAAAGGTTGGATAAGGTCCCACGCCGGCCTAGCCATGACCAAAAAATGGTCGTGACCAAAGTTTTTATTCCATATATTTGGTGAATCTTGATGTACTAGGTACTGATACAAATCTAGGCCATGTAGAATGCTGGAATTGACCTCTGGGCCATAAAGGTATTTCAAGCTATCAATGCCTCCATAGTATGGGAGGTAGATGGCATTGGCTTGATTTGGATCAGAGGTAAGGCAAGGGTACTCTAACATGCGACGGTGGAAAATGAGTTCAAGCATGAAAGGATCTGTTCTGTACCAGCTGTGGGAGCTGTTGTGAGTTTTTTGGCCTAAGCCATGGTTGGAGAGGTAAGGGCAGAAGTTGTCGAAAAGAGGGTATTCGGAGCAGTTTTTTAAGAGGTCAACATTAAATTGGGGTGGGAGGTGGCGGATGTGGATCCATTTGTCGGTGCAGTCTGATTCAGGATCTGTGTCTTGGGATTGAGAGATGGTGGTGGAGCTtaggaggaagaggaggagaatGAGGGAAAAACTGGgaagaggtggtggtggtggcggcATGATGGGCTGGGGTGGTTATGGGAAGAGACGGGTG
Coding sequences within it:
- the LOC113704340 gene encoding probable xyloglucan galactosyltransferase GT19, with translation MPPPPPPLPSFSLILLLFLLSSTTISQSQDTDPESDCTDKWIHIRHLPPQFNVDLLKNCSEYPLFDNFCPYLSNHGLGQKTHNSSHSWYRTDPFMLELIFHRRMLEYPCLTSDPNQANAIYLPYYGGIDSLKYLYGPEVNSSILHGLDLYQYLVHQDSPNIWNKNFGHDHFLVMARPAWDLIQPLSADPPIFGTSFLELPEFYNVTVLTFEARAYPWQERAIPYPTSFHPPNLAFFESWVNRLRRTRRPSLMLFAGGGGISANPNVRRSIRLECENSTSMSVNGTRYTKLCDFVDCSNGVCEHDPLRVMKPMLQATFCLQPPGDTPTRRSTFDGILAGCIPVFFEDLSSKKQYQWHLPEEKYEEFSVFIPKEEVVFKGLRVLDVLMSIPRAEVRRMREKVLEMMPRVMYRKHESSLGLRSKKDAFDIAIEGTLQRIKSRLEEIA